One Corynebacterium matruchotii genomic window, AGATCTCATTAGCCAAACGCTCGATCATGGTCTTCTCGCGGCGCTGTCTCGTGAACGTCACCAACCAGCGCAGGGCCAGGGTGTTGGCGCGGGCAGCCCGCACCTCAACCGGCACCTGGTAGGTGGCGCCGCCCACGCGACGCGACCGAACTTCGAACTCGGGCTTGATATTGCCCAAAGCCTTTTCCAAGGTCAGAACCGGATCGGTGCCGGTCTTTTCCTTGCACTTTTCCAAAGCACCATAAACAATACGCTCAGCAACGGACTTCTTGCCGTCCAAGAGCACCTTATTCACCAGCTGCGTCACAACTTCGGAACCGTATACAGGATCCTTGACTACGGGACGCTTCGGAGCCGCATTCTTACGCATTTTAGATTACTTCTCCTTCTTTGCACCGTAGCGGGAACGACCCTGCTTGCGATCACGAACACCCTGAGTGTCGAGTGCGCCACGAATGATCTTGTAGCGCACACCCGGGAGGTCCTTCACACGACCACCACGAACCAGCACCATGGAGTGCTCCTGAAGGTTGTGGCCCTCGCCTGGAATGTATGCGGACACCTCGATGCCAGAGGTGAGGCGCACACGGGCAACCTTACGCAGAGCAGAGTTAGGCTTCTTCGGAGTGGTGGTGTACACACGAGTGCACACACCACGACGCTGCGGAGACCCCTTGAGTGCTGCGGTCTTCACCTTTGCAGTCTTGTCATGGCGGCCCTTGCGGACCAGCTGTTGAATAGTTGGCATGAACCGTCTTTCTATTTTCGGTATTGTGCTTTTATTTTTTGCCTGTCAGACACCGCTAAGACATAGGTCCCTGCCCCATTATCGCTAATAAACAAGCAAAAATAGGGGCTCTTCACCGGGGCCGCTGCCGTGTGTCTTGGTAAGTTTTGAAAGCATTAGCCAATCGACCAAGGCCTTACTTCCAAGCAATACCACCTCACCATAATGGGGGTACTACCAGGCAAAACTTAAAGACTCCCACCACAAACATGTGGGACTATCGGGTAATACTATCTGATACTGACCACTAACGTCAAGCAGGCGAACGCCACCGGATACCACAGCAACCACCAGAAACTCGGCC contains:
- the rpsG gene encoding 30S ribosomal protein S7 translates to MRKNAAPKRPVVKDPVYGSEVVTQLVNKVLLDGKKSVAERIVYGALEKCKEKTGTDPVLTLEKALGNIKPEFEVRSRRVGGATYQVPVEVRAARANTLALRWLVTFTRQRREKTMIERLANEILDAANGLGASVKRREDTHKMAEANRAFAHYRW
- the rpsL gene encoding 30S ribosomal protein S12; translated protein: MPTIQQLVRKGRHDKTAKVKTAALKGSPQRRGVCTRVYTTTPKKPNSALRKVARVRLTSGIEVSAYIPGEGHNLQEHSMVLVRGGRVKDLPGVRYKIIRGALDTQGVRDRKQGRSRYGAKKEK